The Mytilus edulis chromosome 4, xbMytEdul2.2, whole genome shotgun sequence nucleotide sequence CGAGatacatacaccttatcgctaatcccggctgacccgagAATCTGTaacgcttgaacttttgacatcatacaacaatcacttttccattgtggtatcaaatattttgtattatgacgtcaaaacgTTACGGGATCATGTGTGAAACAAACGTACTTTCATTTAAGTGTTTTGCAACTCTGTTAgtttaaaataattgaatattgTGAAAGGTCATCAAATGTGTTTTGAAAATTGATTGAATGTCATTTTAAAAGTGTAATTTGATTAACTATAATTAAAAACCATAGTAAATATCAGAAGTTAAGaactgacaaaaaataaatatctattaTAAAACCTTCTTTTTTGTATGGTTGGATGAGTGTTTATCTCGTACAAGTAAGAATACAATCaactgtaaaataataaatgtacATGGTTAAACCAACACTCATTATTATAATTTATGGCACATATGAAAAATAGCACTATGTATATTAATGTTAATCTCATTTACTTATTGTCAACATAATATCTCGGTCTCATTAATTTGAATGTAGGTAGAAGCTGCCAGGTGTTGACTGTTTTCTGCTCATGAAGCAGCAACCGTATATGTTTTGTACATGTAGTACACACAGTTATTACACAACAGTGACTGTTTGTGTTATCGCCATACTGGGATGTATGCAAGTAGTATATAGCCGTGTTTTAATGTTTCTCCAAAAAGTATGTGAGTATACAGCATTGGTGTATCATGACATAATGATAATCTTAGCCTATCGGGACcccttttattttaaaaagggaAACATGCTGAATAGTCCTTTTGCGAATTTAGGAACACCCTTTGAATACGTAACTTTTCCTCCTTTCATTCCTGGACCACTCTCACTCATAACAAATTCACCATTATTACGGCCATCCAATGTTCCTCCGAAAGCAAAACCTCTTCCGTTTCCGGTTCCACTTGAAAAAGACATCCCTCCTCCGTTTCCGCTTTTACTCCTGTATAAGAATAAAATGCCGAATTAagattttgattattttgtattatattcgTTTAATGTTTGAATTAAGGATAATACAGATATTAGGTTTGATGTCCAATAACCAGAGTCTTTTCATTTAAAGCAAGGTATGATAACATATTTTTAACGACAGACAAAGCCTGCGGTTTTATTTTAGCACCATCTTGTTGTATTTAAGTATCAACTACATATATTTTGACAATTCCTCACGGAGTAGAACTGTGAAACGTTATAATGTTATTTAATCCTTATCTTAATGAATGTTGAAGGAGAAACTATTTGAAACTTTGCTTTATTTTCTGACTTCAGTCTTTGTTTCCTAAGGGccattgtataaatatatatcacagTTCTTAAACTGCTAACTCTAgtacattttatttatgtatttttctttttaaaatgactcATAAAATACTTTTTGCCCTTTCAGTGCATCAAAGTGTTTATAATCTTAGATTTTAAAAGAAATGATGTGGCTAATTCTATATATGTTTTTGTGGGAACGAATATTCAGGTGTGTGAATCCAAGTGTAGCTTTAAATAAGCTATTCATATCTTTTAATGTGTTTTAACTTCTATATTATCACGTGTTTAATCTTATCATTTCATACCTAAATGCTATTCCTTGTCCGTTGTCAACTTTGAAAGTTTTCTTAGAACCAGGAGCCAAATCACTGAAATCAATGGTTTTGAAAgcagttttttttccttttatccCTGGAAATGGAAACAATGGCGGGAAACCTGGATAACTTTTAGGTTGTGGTATCTTAGGTTGTTTCAAACTCATAATTTGGTTAAATGTCGTCATGAAATCCGTCATAAATTTATTCCTATTGAATGCATTGTATGACGGCTGGCCAaagaaagctaaaaaaaaaatgagtaaaatCATAATCAAACCAATAGTAATCAATATAGTTGTATTTTATGTGTATAAGCAAGGATAAAGTAGTTTTCTAAAAGGTAAATTTCAGAATGTGTTTATGTTATAACATTTTAAGACTCCATGCGACAATGATATCATTTTTGCGCGCTTTCTTTACATACTAAAATTCAATGTTTAGAGGTGAATAAAACCAAGTGTTATCAAACGCAAGAAAtagtttagctagctttaaaaacaggtttaatccaccattttctacataagaaaatgcctgttccaagtcaggtattatatggcagttgttatccattcgtttggtgagTTTGAGAtttcgattttgtcatttgattagggactatcCGTTTTGAATATCTTGACtca carries:
- the LOC139520985 gene encoding mytilin-3-like, with protein sequence MLKGIILIVIIQVVNAKHFAFFGQPSYNAFNRNKFMTDFMTTFNQIMSLKQPKIPQPKSYPGFPPLFPFPGIKGKKTAFKTIDFSDLAPGSKKTFKVDNGQGIAFRSKSGNGGGMSFSSGTGNGRGFAFGGTLDGRNNGEFVMSESGPGMKGGKVTYSKGVPKFAKGLFSMFPFLK